A genomic segment from Arcobacter acticola encodes:
- a CDS encoding IS630 family transposase, which yields MNYSSKKAQILNVLSWSAKDWIDTYYFDESGFSLDSNIPYYWSPIGKPVEIPSNRFAKRINVLGFLNTKNNHLFSKTTITKVDTQVVIDFFNDFVNQITKTTVVILDNASIHTSKLFKAEIEKWEKLGLQLLFLPPYSPELNKIEILWKHMKYHYHKLEAYLSFDNLHKHVKNLLAGFGTNYDINFK from the coding sequence ATGAATTATTCTTCCAAAAAAGCTCAAATACTTAATGTTTTAAGCTGGTCTGCTAAAGATTGGATTGATACATATTATTTTGATGAGAGTGGTTTTTCACTTGATTCAAATATCCCTTATTATTGGTCACCAATAGGTAAGCCAGTAGAAATTCCATCAAATAGATTTGCAAAAAGAATAAATGTTTTAGGGTTTTTAAATACAAAGAATAATCATCTCTTTTCGAAAACTACAATAACAAAAGTAGATACACAAGTTGTTATAGATTTCTTTAATGATTTTGTAAATCAGATTACAAAAACTACTGTTGTCATACTTGATAATGCATCTATTCACACAAGTAAGCTTTTTAAAGCAGAGATAGAAAAGTGGGAGAAGCTTGGACTACAATTATTATTTTTACCACCATATTCACCTGAACTAAATAAAATAGAAATATTGTGGAAACATATGAAATATCACTATCATAAACTAGAAGCTTATTTATCATTTGATAATTTACATAAACATGTTAAAAATTTATTAGCTGGCTTTGGAACTAATTATGACATTAATTTTAAGTAG
- a CDS encoding helix-turn-helix domain-containing protein, whose product MRYISNLNNKTVKELEKIVKNGSSLQLRQRAKSILLSNEGITVKEICKIFNKSTRTVYRWFDRFKEEQIENLSDEIGRGRKPALNENDIDKVKKLIETNSIKETCIALNKESKRVKKVSPQILKRYLKKYTI is encoded by the coding sequence ATGAGATATATAAGTAATTTAAATAATAAAACAGTAAAAGAATTAGAAAAAATAGTAAAAAATGGTAGTTCATTGCAATTAAGACAAAGAGCTAAATCTATACTTTTAAGTAATGAAGGTATAACAGTAAAAGAGATATGCAAAATATTCAATAAGTCAACAAGAACAGTTTATAGATGGTTTGATAGATTCAAAGAAGAACAAATAGAAAATTTATCTGATGAAATTGGTCGTGGTAGAAAACCAGCACTAAATGAAAATGATATTGATAAAGTAAAAAAACTTATTGAAACAAATAGTATCAAAGAGACTTGTATAGCTCTTAATAAAGAGTCAAAAAGAGTTAAAAAAGTATCACCTCAAATCTTAAAAAGATATTTAAAAAAATATACAATATAG
- the mscL gene encoding large conductance mechanosensitive channel protein MscL: protein MAVGFIFGAAFATLIKSLVANVIMPPIGLLLGRVDFSQLFISLDGNAYATIAELDKAGAPAIKYGLFVNDTISFVILGFVMFMFIKSYNKLKKEEVVPEAAPTTKVCSECAMEIPIAAKKCGHCGNTAV, encoded by the coding sequence ATGGCTGTGGGATTTATTTTTGGAGCTGCGTTCGCAACACTAATCAAATCACTTGTAGCAAATGTAATAATGCCTCCAATTGGTTTATTACTTGGAAGAGTTGATTTCTCACAATTATTCATCTCTTTAGATGGAAATGCATATGCTACTATTGCAGAACTTGATAAAGCAGGAGCTCCTGCTATTAAATATGGTTTATTTGTAAATGATACTATTTCATTTGTAATTTTAGGCTTTGTTATGTTTATGTTTATCAAATCATATAATAAACTTAAAAAAGAAGAAGTTGTTCCTGAAGCAGCACCTACAACTAAAGTATGTAGTGAATGTGCAATGGAAATTCCAATTGCTGCAAAAAAATGTGGACATTGTGGAAATACTGCGGTATAA
- a CDS encoding flavin reductase family protein, with translation MILDYKDIDDLNRYKIMSGTVIPRPIAWIVTDDDGVLNAAPFSYFIPISSNPALLIVAIGIKEDGSPKDSLANILKTKKATICFVNKENVDQVQKCATPLGKEVSEIEKFEIDVKNVMEGYPPMIASSQSALFCEYYDTYEIPGDTTPVVLELKYQYIDDDRINERNHIKIENIGRCGVTFKALVDL, from the coding sequence ATGATTTTAGATTATAAAGATATTGACGATTTAAATAGATATAAAATTATGTCAGGAACTGTAATTCCACGACCAATTGCTTGGATTGTAACAGATGATGATGGTGTATTAAACGCAGCACCATTTTCTTATTTTATTCCTATTTCTTCTAACCCTGCACTATTAATTGTTGCTATTGGAATAAAAGAAGATGGTAGTCCAAAGGATTCATTGGCAAATATTTTAAAAACAAAAAAAGCAACTATTTGTTTTGTAAATAAAGAGAATGTTGATCAAGTACAAAAATGTGCAACTCCACTTGGAAAAGAAGTAAGTGAAATCGAAAAATTTGAAATTGATGTAAAAAATGTAATGGAAGGTTACCCTCCTATGATAGCATCTTCTCAAAGTGCTTTATTTTGTGAATATTATGATACATATGAAATCCCAGGAGATACAACACCTGTTGTTTTAGAGTTAAAATATCAATATATTGATGATGATAGAATTAATGAAAGAAATCATATTAAAATAGAAAATATAGGAAGATGTGGAGTTACATTTAAAGCTTTAGTTGATTTATAA
- a CDS encoding MFS transporter, protein MNYRKLFAEHKIIRDLSLVQFIAYFGAWFSNVAIYTMLVNFGSSEMAISIVTAMHFLPAILIAPFSGAIIDRVKIKPLMTLLILIELIMTILFLTIDDKSEIWLLMILIFIRMSAASMFFSTEMSLLSKLLKGKPLQMANEIHSIIWSFTYAAGMGISGFIVNWYGVKTAFMIDAIIFTIALIVFIRIDFVVKASTATDNFMKLIKDGFIYIKNNKIMLHLIFLHSCVGLTSFDALITILAKNEYKYIISVPLAIGLSNAVRAVALMFGPVFLSKYVTKENLHYLLIFQGLSIILWGFMQSNFYISLIALFIVGLSTTTLWSFTYALLQDNCDERYIGRVISYNDMFFMLSCVVTTLFIGLMASLTSVDIITILLGLGFLAFAFYYTRILKWI, encoded by the coding sequence TTGAACTATCGTAAACTTTTTGCTGAACATAAGATTATTAGGGATTTATCTTTAGTTCAGTTTATCGCATATTTTGGTGCGTGGTTTTCTAATGTTGCAATCTACACAATGCTTGTTAACTTTGGTTCAAGTGAAATGGCAATTTCAATAGTAACTGCAATGCATTTCTTACCAGCTATTTTAATTGCTCCTTTTTCAGGTGCAATAATAGATAGGGTAAAAATCAAACCTTTAATGACTTTATTGATTTTAATAGAACTAATAATGACTATTTTATTTTTAACAATTGATGATAAAAGTGAAATTTGGCTTTTAATGATTTTGATTTTTATTAGAATGAGTGCTGCTTCTATGTTCTTTTCAACAGAGATGTCTCTTTTATCTAAACTTCTTAAGGGTAAACCTTTACAAATGGCAAATGAAATCCACTCTATTATATGGTCATTTACTTATGCAGCGGGTATGGGAATAAGCGGTTTTATAGTTAATTGGTATGGTGTAAAAACAGCTTTTATGATTGATGCTATAATTTTTACTATTGCATTAATTGTTTTTATAAGAATTGATTTTGTAGTAAAAGCTAGTACTGCAACTGATAATTTTATGAAACTAATAAAAGATGGATTTATCTATATAAAAAACAATAAAATCATGCTTCATTTAATTTTTTTACATTCATGTGTTGGATTGACTTCCTTTGATGCATTGATTACTATTTTGGCAAAAAATGAGTATAAGTATATTATTTCTGTTCCCCTTGCAATTGGTTTATCAAATGCAGTTAGAGCTGTTGCTTTAATGTTTGGACCTGTGTTTTTATCAAAATATGTTACTAAAGAGAACTTACACTATTTATTGATATTTCAAGGATTATCAATAATTTTATGGGGATTTATGCAAAGCAATTTTTATATTTCATTAATTGCATTATTTATTGTAGGTCTTAGTACAACGACTTTATGGTCATTTACTTATGCTTTATTACAAGATAATTGTGATGAAAGATATATAGGAAGAGTAATTTCTTATAACGATATGTTCTTTATGCTCTCATGTGTTGTTACAACTTTGTTTATTGGCTTAATGGCAAGTTTAACTTCTGTTGATATAATTACCATTCTTTTAGGGCTAGGATTTTTAGCTTTTGCTTTTTACTACACAAGGATATTAAAATGGATATAG
- a CDS encoding molybdopterin-dependent oxidoreductase, translating into MSSNKNKVACPMDCYDACQGQMYDGNIKGSKENFVTNGKLCVNFANLLKEENLQNSLFQGKTISLDESLNILLDKLKSTTPAKTLFYTGSGNLGLMQSSTKKFFTQYGSTLTKGSLCDGGGGAGIKAGRQNVINPPIQKLIDADIIIVWGRNFSVTSSHMYNLVKDKTFVTIDPICTDIAKKSKIHMQNNPKTDYELALLFTRFAHMQDLEDRDFIEEFGTGADWFFDISRNRPVVSYEATTGVPLSQVNDFFDLIEGKKVAIMLGLGVQKYFEGAQIMRCIDSFAAYMGYHKQDAGGVWYLSDSAYGYKKQFEIKGSNKKVSVAKTDFASFDLVFIQGGNPAVSAPNSAKVKEGLKKSFVVYFGTTLNDTCEYADLIIPSSSFLSKKDVRLSYGHEFKAISEVVVPKNENSISEYELANYLLEKFNFDKLKDEDEVISYYANHKPDLKDFDTFEFIEEVEIEPLYKDKTSDNFYFITAKSKNSLNSQFAKDDFVYLHSSTNFKDNDNVTISSKYGSAKFIVKINDDIKSDCVFLFAGNKNANYLTPFDEDESSNSAMYQEVLVEIELS; encoded by the coding sequence TTGAGTTCAAATAAAAACAAAGTAGCATGTCCTATGGACTGCTATGATGCCTGTCAAGGTCAAATGTATGACGGGAATATAAAAGGCTCAAAAGAAAATTTTGTTACAAATGGCAAACTTTGTGTTAATTTTGCAAACTTATTAAAAGAAGAAAATCTTCAAAATTCATTATTTCAAGGTAAAACTATTTCTTTAGATGAATCTTTAAATATTTTACTTGATAAACTTAAATCAACTACACCTGCAAAAACTCTTTTTTACACAGGAAGCGGAAACTTAGGCCTTATGCAAAGCTCTACAAAAAAATTTTTTACACAATATGGTTCAACCTTAACAAAAGGAAGTTTGTGTGATGGAGGTGGAGGAGCTGGAATTAAAGCTGGAAGACAAAATGTTATAAATCCACCAATCCAAAAGCTTATAGATGCAGATATTATTATCGTTTGGGGAAGAAATTTCTCAGTAACTTCTTCTCATATGTACAATTTAGTTAAAGATAAAACATTTGTAACAATAGATCCAATTTGCACAGATATAGCAAAAAAATCAAAAATACATATGCAAAATAATCCAAAAACAGATTATGAATTGGCTTTATTATTTACAAGATTTGCACATATGCAAGATTTGGAAGATAGAGATTTTATAGAAGAATTTGGCACAGGTGCTGATTGGTTTTTTGATATATCAAGAAATAGACCAGTTGTTTCTTATGAAGCAACAACAGGAGTTCCTCTTTCTCAAGTTAATGATTTCTTTGATTTAATTGAAGGTAAAAAAGTTGCTATCATGTTAGGTCTTGGGGTTCAAAAGTATTTTGAAGGCGCTCAAATAATGAGATGTATTGATTCTTTTGCTGCTTATATGGGATATCATAAACAAGATGCAGGTGGAGTTTGGTATTTAAGTGATTCTGCATATGGTTATAAAAAGCAGTTTGAAATAAAAGGAAGTAATAAAAAAGTTTCTGTTGCTAAAACTGATTTTGCTTCATTTGACTTAGTTTTTATTCAAGGTGGAAATCCAGCTGTTTCTGCTCCAAATAGTGCTAAAGTAAAAGAAGGATTGAAAAAATCTTTTGTGGTTTATTTTGGTACAACTTTAAATGATACTTGTGAATATGCAGATTTAATAATTCCTTCAAGTTCTTTTTTATCAAAAAAAGATGTAAGATTATCTTATGGTCATGAATTTAAAGCAATTTCAGAAGTAGTAGTTCCTAAAAATGAAAACAGTATTAGTGAATATGAATTGGCAAACTATCTTTTAGAGAAGTTTAATTTTGATAAATTAAAAGATGAAGATGAAGTTATTTCATATTATGCAAATCATAAACCTGATTTAAAAGATTTTGATACTTTTGAATTTATTGAAGAAGTAGAAATTGAGCCTTTATATAAAGATAAAACATCAGATAATTTTTATTTTATAACAGCAAAAAGTAAAAATTCTTTAAATTCTCAATTTGCAAAAGATGATTTTGTTTATTTACATTCATCAACAAATTTTAAAGATAATGATAATGTTACTATCTCATCAAAATATGGAAGTGCAAAATTTATTGTAAAAATAAATGACGATATTAAAAGTGATTGTGTATTTTTATTTGCAGGAAACAAAAATGCAAACTATTTAACTCCTTTTGATGAAGATGAAAGCTCAAATTCTGCGATGTATCAAGAAGTATTGGTGGAAATTGAACTATCGTAA
- a CDS encoding BatD family protein, whose amino-acid sequence MKIFKFIGLFLFFVNTLYGNVKLYLPSNNIVKNEAFIFVLEAYGNNITFPSIPLIDGKAVQEISSITSTNIINGKVTKKIKKTYSFYPIKDFILPSFEVDIDGKNYKTNEEKISIQKASKTQSSLFDFSIKTNNNDLYIGENFILTMVFKYKKDLDILDLSFDKPSFENFWYKQIDNTKKYEEGDFTVFEIKFLMFALKEGSQKIEALGINAQVMDNSSYSVFSSTRNKKIYSNELNFNIKNLPANTNLIGNFEISASVDKQIVKKGEAVSFKLNIIGSGNIDDIPDIKIPIDDVTIYENKPLVKTQILNNEYKGEWEKVYSIIANRSFTIPSIKLDYFDKNLSKVISKQTNSFNIEVLDEEIKKEVLLEKATEKILPEEKPKEIIKVVEQTSTLDRIIFFFLGIAFSILIISLYFYVITSKRKKQEDKPLVKKVKESKTKDELLKILAVYLKIDVKLDAYIFELEKTKDIDSLKKEIIKTLKELKL is encoded by the coding sequence ATGAAGATATTTAAATTTATTGGATTATTTCTTTTCTTTGTAAATACACTTTATGGAAATGTAAAATTATATCTTCCTTCAAATAATATAGTTAAGAATGAAGCTTTTATTTTTGTTTTAGAAGCATATGGAAACAATATAACTTTTCCAAGTATACCTTTAATTGATGGTAAAGCAGTGCAAGAAATTTCAAGCATAACATCAACCAATATCATTAATGGAAAAGTAACAAAAAAAATAAAAAAAACTTATTCTTTTTATCCAATAAAGGATTTCATTTTACCTTCTTTTGAAGTAGATATAGATGGAAAAAACTATAAAACAAATGAAGAAAAAATTAGTATACAAAAAGCTTCAAAAACACAATCTTCTCTTTTTGATTTTAGTATAAAAACTAATAATAATGATTTATATATTGGTGAGAATTTTATTTTAACAATGGTTTTTAAATATAAAAAAGATCTTGATATTCTTGATTTATCTTTTGATAAACCAAGTTTCGAAAATTTTTGGTACAAGCAGATTGATAATACTAAAAAATATGAAGAGGGTGATTTTACTGTTTTTGAAATAAAGTTTTTGATGTTTGCATTAAAAGAGGGTAGTCAAAAAATAGAAGCTCTTGGCATCAATGCCCAAGTAATGGATAATAGTTCTTATTCAGTTTTCTCTTCTACAAGAAATAAAAAAATATATTCAAATGAATTAAATTTTAATATTAAAAATTTACCGGCAAATACTAATTTAATTGGAAATTTTGAAATAAGTGCTTCTGTTGATAAACAAATAGTAAAAAAAGGTGAAGCGGTTTCTTTTAAATTAAATATAATAGGATCTGGAAATATTGATGATATTCCTGATATTAAAATTCCTATTGATGATGTAACAATTTATGAAAATAAACCACTTGTTAAAACTCAAATTTTAAATAATGAATATAAAGGTGAATGGGAAAAAGTATATTCAATTATTGCGAATAGGTCTTTTACAATTCCAAGTATTAAACTAGATTATTTTGATAAAAACTTATCAAAAGTAATAAGTAAACAAACAAATAGTTTTAATATTGAAGTTTTAGATGAAGAAATTAAAAAAGAAGTTCTTTTAGAAAAAGCAACAGAAAAAATATTGCCAGAAGAAAAGCCAAAAGAGATTATAAAAGTTGTTGAACAAACTTCAACTTTAGATAGAATTATTTTCTTCTTTTTAGGAATAGCTTTTTCTATATTAATAATAAGTTTATATTTTTATGTTATAACTTCAAAAAGAAAAAAACAAGAAGATAAACCATTAGTAAAAAAAGTTAAAGAGTCAAAAACAAAAGATGAATTACTAAAAATATTGGCTGTTTATTTAAAAATAGATGTAAAATTAGATGCATATATTTTTGAATTAGAAAAAACAAAAGATATTGACTCTTTGAAAAAAGAGATTATTAAAACTTTAAAAGAATTAAAATTATAA